The genomic window GGCGCCACGCCCGCCCTCGACCTCGACAACCCCCGCTGGCCGATCCTGACCTCGCAATTTGGCGGGCCGGCGGCGCGGATCCGGGATGGGACGGTACACGATGTCCAGCTCGGCGAGGCGACCGTCATCCACGGGGCCACCGTCCGCCATTCGATCCTCGGCCAAGGGGTCGTGCTCGAGCGAGGCGCGGTGGTGGAGAACAGCATCGTCATGGACAACACGATCGTTGGCCGGGATGCGCGGATCCACCGCGCGATCATCGATCGGTTCAACGCGATCGAGCCCGGCACGGTGATCGGCGAGGGGGCCGAGCAGCCGGCGGAGCACTGCATCGTGGATTCGTCCGGAATCACGGTGATGGCGCGCGGCGCGACACGAGTCCGCCGCGCAGCCCCCGGCGAGCCCGTGACGTTCTGAGGGGTGTGATGCCGGAGGATCGATTCGTCTGCGTCCACGGGCACTTCTACCAGCCGCCTCGGGAAAACCCGTGGCTCGAGGCGGTCGAGGTGCAGGACTCCGCGCGTCCCTATCACGACTGGAACGAGCGCGTGACCGCCGAATGCTACGCTCCCAACACGGCGTCGCGCATCCTCGACGGCGCCCGCCGGATCGTCGAGATCGTCAACAATTACCGCCACATTTCGTTCAACGTCGGCCCGACGCTGATGGCGTGGCTCGAGGAGGCGACTCCGGAGACGTACGCCAAGATCGTCGACGCCGACCGGGCGAGCGTGGAGGACCGCGGGGGCCACGGGAACGCCATCGCCCAAGCCTACAACCATATGATCCTCCCGCTCGCAACCCGCCGCGACAAAGAGACCCAGGTCATCTGGGGGCTCGCGGACTTCCGTAAGCGGTTTGGCCGCGAGCCCGAGGCGATGTGGCTCCCCGAGACGGCCGTCGACACGGAGACGCTCGAGGTCCTGGCCGCGCATGGGATCGCGTTCACGATCCTGGCGCCCCACCAAGCCGCGCGCGTGCGGCCCGTGGGGCAAGACGACTGGACGGATGTCCAGGGCGGGCGCGTGGACCCGAGCCGGCCGTACCGGTGCCCGCTCCCGAGCGGAGCGTCGATCGCCCTGTTCTTTTATGATGGTCCGATCGCACGCGCCGTGGCGTTCGAAGGCCTCCTGAACAGCGGCGAGGCGTTCGCCGACCGGCTCAGCGCCGGCTTCAGCGACGTTCGGAACGGCCCGCAGCTGGTCCATATCGCCACAGACGGGGAATCCTACGGGCACCATCACCGATTCGGCGAGATGGCGCTCACCCACGCCCTCCGCTTGATCGAGGAGCGCCGCGCCGCGCGGCTCACCAACTACGGGGAGTTCCTCGCGCTCCATCCGCCCGACCACGAGGTCCACATCGTCGAACCGACCTCCTGGTCGTGCGTCCACGGGGTCGAGCGGTGGCGCGCCAACTGCGGCTGCAACGCCGGCCACGCGGGGTGGAACCAGGAATGGCGGAAGCCGCTCCGCGAGGCGCTAGACTGGCTGCGGGACGAGCTCGCCCGGGTGTACGAAGAGCACGCCGGGCGGGACCTCCGAGATCCGTGGGCCGCCCGGGACGCCTACATCGACGTGATCCTGGACCGGAGCCCGGAGTCGGTCGCGGCGTTCTTCGCCGCGCACGGCCGTCCGCACCTCGAACCGGACGACCGCGGCCGCGCCATCCGGCTCCTCGAGATGCAGCGGCACGCGCTCCTGATGTACACCTCCTGCGGGTGGTTCTTCGACGAGCTCTCCGGCATCGAGGCGGTGCAGGTGATCAAGTACGCCGCGCGGGCGATCCAGCTCGCGGAGCGGTTCGGCGCCGCCCTCGAAGGGGAGTTCATCGGGAGGCTCGCCGCGGCCAAGAGTAACCTCAAGCGGTGGGGCGACGG from bacterium includes these protein-coding regions:
- a CDS encoding glucose-1-phosphate adenylyltransferase encodes the protein LPELIPYARVFAYDFLRNEIPGLRATEERGYWRDVGTIEAYWQANMDLLGATPALDLDNPRWPILTSQFGGPAARIRDGTVHDVQLGEATVIHGATVRHSILGQGVVLERGAVVENSIVMDNTIVGRDARIHRAIIDRFNAIEPGTVIGEGAEQPAEHCIVDSSGITVMARGATRVRRAAPGEPVTF
- a CDS encoding DUF3536 domain-containing protein, whose translation is MPEDRFVCVHGHFYQPPRENPWLEAVEVQDSARPYHDWNERVTAECYAPNTASRILDGARRIVEIVNNYRHISFNVGPTLMAWLEEATPETYAKIVDADRASVEDRGGHGNAIAQAYNHMILPLATRRDKETQVIWGLADFRKRFGREPEAMWLPETAVDTETLEVLAAHGIAFTILAPHQAARVRPVGQDDWTDVQGGRVDPSRPYRCPLPSGASIALFFYDGPIARAVAFEGLLNSGEAFADRLSAGFSDVRNGPQLVHIATDGESYGHHHRFGEMALTHALRLIEERRAARLTNYGEFLALHPPDHEVHIVEPTSWSCVHGVERWRANCGCNAGHAGWNQEWRKPLREALDWLRDELARVYEEHAGRDLRDPWAARDAYIDVILDRSPESVAAFFAAHGRPHLEPDDRGRAIRLLEMQRHALLMYTSCGWFFDELSGIEAVQVIKYAARAIQLAERFGAALEGEFIGRLAAAKSNLKRWGDGAGVYRRMVRPSAVTLARVVAHYGITALFDSFEEDARVFSYDVRRLDGRREESGGHRLGVGLVTVASRITGEAEQAAFAALHLGGTDVQCGVHRHATTEWHEKAKTELVESFLRTGPSETVRVLDDAFKDSLFTLSDLFTEARRRILGLITEERLARFEGVYKELYEEARPLMAFMRQSEVPVPPAIVMAAEYTLLKELGDVLIRSRADPVPDRAFDIARDLDEMDLAARAGEYELLLREAAEGRAVALRHDPLGPDLDQLHRLLDLGAALGLAVNLWEVQNTYHDAALDHRDGLLARPQEEADRVAEFWRLGERLYFNLDSLRTPAPTPG